The genomic stretch ATACTTCAtaaaaatagataattttttattcaatctTTTTGAACAAATTAATTCTGAGAATGACTTATTtaatcttaaaaaaattattactaatcgtcatgataaatttaaaaatacttacaaCGAACAGCCTAACATCTTAAATTTTTATTTCACCAAAGAAAAATACTTATAACGAATACATAGAAAAATACATAGATATTTTACCGCTGCATCATATTCCAAGGCATTAGAATTCAAACTTTGATTCTATAGAACAATGacataatatttaattatatcaCTGATTGACAAATTAAATCACTTGTCAAAATGTTTTAATTACAATATCTTGATGATTTTGTAATGGTCAAAATTTAAAAGTAGATATGAATAAATTTGTAGAAGCATGAATCTTATATTATTGTTTTAACTTATTATTTTGAACACAAAGCTCGCTTATATATTTTTGTAAAGCACAATCATTAAAGTGTTTTGAATAAAATATCTTAACACTCTTATAATATGAGATTTCCAATGGTTAAATGACAATATGAGAATATTATTAAATGCATAGAGCTTTTAGAATTTATTCatgcttttaatttatttatttttatgatgCCCATAGGAGTTCATTCATACTCTAATTTGTTAATTTTTTGCTCCTAAaagtttatcaaaataatttgattaaaaatatataaCTAAAAATTCCAAAGAAATATGAGTTCATAAGTTACACAAATTATTTGAAACTAcagggaaaaaaaataattttagtaaatTGCCTCTTTTCCATTGTCATATTTTGCCCAATTATTCCACAATTGAATAAGAATCAATACAAACGACAAGTGTTAGGCAAAATCCTCAAATTTTCAAATTATCCTTTAAACCTGTGACATatgtatttaataaaataattattttctttatcaaTGTGATATCAAGTTATCTTTATGAtattaaaaatctttcttttaaaaaaagaCAATTAACATTATCTTGTTATAAGGACGATCCTTCATTGGATGTTTTTGGATCCTTTTCTCTACTCATTCATCCAAACTCAGATTGTGTGCCACTGAAAGAGACATATGAGAGTTTAGTGAATCGAATATGATGGCCATATCTTCTGTATGATATGGCGAAAATATTAACTACTCGAACCCTGAGTAAGAAATAGCATGATATTATTGTAGAACTTGTATCTTATCAGCTATCGAATATCGCAGAGCCTTTAGTCATTGTGTTCCTAGCAGAAACTCACAGTTTAATCTAAACATTTTGTTTCAAGATTCTTGAAAAAGTGGCAGCAGATATGCAAAGGTAAAGGCTAACTCTCAATCTAGAAAAATGGCAGCAGATTCTTGAACAAGAAACAATATACCAACTAGTTGCTACTTATACTTGATATTGCTGTCTGAGGttttgttttcatgtttacatatatcGATATCTTGCAAGCTCAAGGAACAAGAAATTTCCACATGTAGTTCAAAATTGTGGAGATTGTGTTAGTTGATGTAACAATTGTTCAGCCTGTTTGCAGCAAGATGAAATCCATATCTACCATGCCAGTGCACAATGGCAAGCCATGAGGATCGCAAGATTGTCGATATAATGTAAAGGTAAAGGCCAACTCTTAATCTATTTGCTTCTATGTTCCTGATCGTCATAAAATGCAGCATTTGAACATACTAGAGAACTTATAGAGTAAAATggaaggggaaaaaaaaatcaaaaatgcaTAAGTACAGTATCTAGGAGGTTTGAAGTATGTTTTCAAGAACCAATACTTGATTCTCCGTTAAATAAAGCCTCTGATTGAAATCATGGAACACAGAGCAGCAATAGAAAACTGCAGGAAATCTGTGCGAGTCATAAAGATAACGTTTGATCGGATTAAAGAAAAGCGATGCAGGCATTCACTTGTGAACATGTGCAGAACCAACCTGGAAAGACAAGATGGGAGATGAGATCCTGAAAGCTTTCAAACAGATTTATGTGTTATCCTCGGGTAGAGTTGATATTGAGTCTCGATGTGGCCGGTGCTTTCTTTTTTTGAGTTTAGGCAGTGCTAATATCCAGGCAGGAACCTCACAATGAGATATGGCCATCACATTCGCTATGTTGCGCAGAAAAGGCTTATCCTCTTCAGTGTAGAATGTTATAGCTTCTCCAGGTCTTCCAGCTCGACCAGACCGACCTGTAATTTGGAAGTGCAAGAAAGAAGATTGTAAGTTTGAGAGATGTAAAATGGTAAGCTCACAAGGGAGAGTTCAGATTCTGGCAGCCAAATTAGATAATCAACAGTAGAATTCAACAGAGTTCCATATGATTGGTCCGTGTGCTATAATTAAAACGAAAATAGAAAAACGACTTACCAATTCTATGAATATAAGCAGCTGCAGATTCAGGAAAATCATAGTTAATCACACAATTGATGCCCTTAAAATCCATCCCACGAGAAACCACATCTGTTGCTATCAAAACCCATGTCTTGCCTGATCTGAAGTTGTTAACTGCATCTTCTCTCTATGGGAACAGAAGATTGTATGGTCAGAATTCGAAAACACAAAGCAAATTGTAAATCCAATGTATCGCAGAAGAAAATACTGATTCAAACTCTAACCTGCTGCTGGGAAAGGTCAGCATGAATAACATCAGCTCTTATATCGTCAAATGCTAATTCCCTGTAAAGTTCCTTTGCTCTTTCTTTGCTTTGGACAAACACTAGTACAGGAGGATTCAAACTCTACCAGCGAAAAACACATACAGGGTTAAGTACTGGAGGAATTAGGAAAGGCAGTAGAGAAATGCATGTTTGCTTAACATGGAAATATTCAAAATGTGCCTCAGCTCCACAGAAAATATGAACAGAGGTACCTCTTGAAAACATTGACGAAGAGCAAGCAGTTTTCCTTTCTCGCTGCCAGTAAAAACAAGTCTTTGCTTAATCAACTCAGAGGCAGAATTTCTGTCAGAAGTTCACAAAACATCAATGACTATGAAACTAGATATTTTTATTGTTTAGATAATACTATTATTTGTCATACTTTCTACCAACATTCACTCGGACTGCATCAACCATGACTGTGCTTGCAAGTTTTTCAACAGATTCTGGCAAGGTTGCACTAAACAGTGAACGAACTACAGTGGTCTTGGAACAGGCTTTGACCACAGAATCAATTTGTTCCATAAAACCTAGCTCAAAAAGCTTATCAGCTTCATCCATGACTAGATATTTAACCCTGCAAAAGgttagaataaataaataacagcCAACAAGATAATAtgcaaaattatgaaaaaaattatggTACTTTATCCACCATTCCTTTCAAAGAGAGTAGCAGTGTGATAATGACAACCACAAGATGATTCTCATACCAACAAAACAACAGTCAAGAAATTGTAGAATGACAAACTACCAGTCCATTCAAATCCAGTGATAAACTTTCCAATATGTACAGCAGTTCCATGATTCTTATTAGACCTACTGTAAACATTCACTCCAATTGTAAGAAACAAATAGTTAAATTATGAAACACTGATACAAAACTCGCTTATCCTATTACATTCTCATAAATTACCTATATCCAAGATTTTAATGCAGTTGTGTATTTTGTTGCATTAACTCTGCATTCTGTTCAATAAACTTCATGCTCTTATTTTTTACCTAAGTATTTTGTAAGAACACTATTTGAAGAAAATATCAATTGTTTATGTACACTAAACTGCAATACTAGCATGAAACAGGATCATGATTACTCACAATGTGGACCTGCACATGCTACGGTATCATTTTGATAACGCCACATTAATCCATATTGAATCATGTGTTAATAGGAAATCAATTGGCACAGAAATCACTTGGCAGACCATTCTTTGGTAACAACTCAGTcacaacaaaaggaaaagagatgtACATTTAATAGACTAATCAATAAGAAGACAGAGCAAATAATAGAAAAGAAATATATTCAGAGATATTAATTGTTAGCATGGAGACAATCAAATACATCGTTGCAAGAACAACCTCTACAACCACATACAATAATAACCTTTTTTTTGTTAACTCAGTAAAAGAGCTCACTCTTATTGTTTTTACTTGGGACAAACAAGGAGTGAGTATTTTGATCATACCGGCTCAAATCAAGCTTTCTTTTACGAATAACAAAATCCAATCGAAGGGGAGTAGATATGATTATATCACATGGCATCTTTTCAAAATTCCCACTTGTGGAAAGTTCCTTGGTCATCAACTTGATGTAAAATTTCCTCCCCTTGGCCAGCTTCTTGCACTCTCTAGCAGTTTGAGCAGCTAATTCTCTAGTAGGGCAGAGAATAACAGCCTTCACACCATTTTTTGATCCTGGCTAAAGGCAATTAGGAAAAcacaaaataagaaagaaaaaacaTTGACTAAATCAAATTCACACAGAAAGTTACCTTAATTTTCATGAGAATTGGACACAAAAAGGCTAATGTCTTGCCAGAACCAGTGGGCGCACATGCAAAGCAATCCCTCTTCTGCAATAAGCAAGACATGAAATGTCAAATTTGAATTATGTAGCTAGAAGCATTAGGTATTGAAAGTAACAAATAACttgcttaaaaaaaaaagaaaaagaggaagccAAGTTTAGAGCATACGGAAAGGAGAATTGGAATAGCCTGCCTCTGAATAGGTGTAGGCTCTCTGAAACCACGTTCagataagttttgcaataaataagGTTTGCACTTATACCTGCACACAATGAAAAATACAGGTTTTAGTaaatgaagaagaaaataaagttaaTGCAAGTAGATGGAAGGAAAATTAGAGTCCAACACAAATATATACCAAATCAGTTTAGACTGGGTATGCACTATAGTATCAAGGTAAACTAGATCATGTACTATAGTATCAAGGTAAACTAGAAAATAAAGTTATGCCACCATGAGCATAATGGCAAATAGAAATGCTACAGTTTGAAGCACTTGGTGGTTTGGGAACACCAATGCATACAACATACTGTGACATAAATAGCCTTCTTTGATTGGAAGCTGAAGTAAATAAGAAGTTTCAGGAGGCAAATTTGCAATAACTTTAGAAACAAAAAACCTTCAGCAATCGAGGAACAGATTTCATTAGACCACCATCATCCATCACATATACGTGAAAGAAACAATAAACAAGAAATCCGACAAAGTTTGGTTTAATTTACTTCTGGAACTAAGTAGCACTGACCAGTTTTTAGCTGAAGCCTCAGTAATTTTTAACCAAGGTTTCATCTGCAGCCAAGTTACTTAACAACTACATCAAAGTCTAATAAACACTTTTTTGTCACTCTTTTGAACGAGATTGATGGATGGACAACATAGACATTTTAACTGCAAGGAAATTTCAGGagatagttgaaaatttttctagtTGCTACATATGAACAAAAAAATTcaattagatttattatttacTATGAAATTTGATTTCTTAGCATGGCATTAGTTGGAATACAGAagtgtttcatcatatgcatCATCACCAATTCCAGCCTAATGCTGTTAGACTTTTGCGGTCAACTTTCATTTAAATCTTAGCTCATTATTCATTAATATTATTTTGGTTCATAAttagaaattttataatttacaGAACTAGCTATCAAAACTTTTAGACCCATATAATCCATAATAATGAATTTTTAGTAAAGCAACACAACAACCTATACCAAACCTTAAAAGAACAAAATTTCAGAAAATAGGAATCTTGCACTACTCTCAATGCTAGCTATGTTTCTATTTATGAGCCTTAAGCCATCAGTGTCATTTAGCAAAATAATAGAGCGACATCTGTGTTTCTAACGTTTGAGTCTTGAGTCATTAATGTCAATTAGAAAGACCCATGCAATCAATTGAATTTGTCAGCGTTTCAAATGTTTACATACCAACACAATTAAATATAAGTCATAAATTAGCTACTTAACATCATCTACatatagggatgtaaatgaaccaaacggttcgcgagttaTTCAGAGCTCGGTTCGATAAAAAGCTTGTtcaagttcgttcgtttatcttatcgagccgagctcgagctcaattTCGAGCTCggcagttttatcgagccgagcttgagcttaaggatattcggctcgtgagctcgcgaacatattCATTTGTAGACTCACGAGacaaaaaacgagccttaaatcgagcaaaaaaaaaacgagctctaaaacgagccaaaaaactagttctaaaacgaaccttaaaacgcgctttaaaacgagccaaaaaaacgagctctaaaatgagcccgaaaacgagcccgagctagtttaacgaattaggctcgttaactatgataatcgagctaataacgagccgacctcgaactgttcgcgagcttgataattccaaaacgagccgagctcgagccttgtaataaaagttcgatttgagcttgagccgagctcgagcccgaatataacttaaacgagccgagctcgagcctaatactgttcggctcggtttggctcgtttacatccctatctACATACTCATTAATAGCCCTGAGCTTTTTGTGTTATGGTATATTGTTGTGGTTTTCAGTTGACTTCTGGTTCCTCATGTTTTAATTTCAAAGTAAACATCAATCCACATCCAAATTCTGCAAATTCATCCACTTCCTTCTTTTCTATTCTGTGGATATAAAATTTGCTATAATGCATATTTGTCGTAATTGGATACCTTGTGTTCTGCATATTATGACATGTTTCCATGAATTTGGGAGAAAGCTAATTTGCACTTAAGTAGATACCCAATAGGAAACAATTTTAGCTGATTGGTGAGAACCAATCaagaacaccaaaaataataacaTACATGTTATTGAAAATAGAACAAAGTAAACAATGTTACAAGAGTTGACTTGAATGGTCTTGTTTCCACTTTGACATTTGGATCTTTAAAACACAATCAATCTTTTGCATTGAAAAGGGTTCCTaatctgaccaatctaaatacTACCATGCATATTTATCCCAtcaaaaaaagggcagcccgatgcacgaagctcccgccatgcggggtcctgggaaaggatccattgtacgtagtcttaccctgttttttgcaagaggttgtttccgggattcgaactcgtgaccttttgatcacatgacaacaactttaccgttgcgccaaggctccccttcatattTATCCCATCAAGctgaagcaaaaaaaaaagaaatctaggGTTGGATGAAAAACCTGTTTCCTGAATACAAacttattataaaagaaaatggAGAACCAAAGAACAGAAAAAAGGGCTAAAGTAGCTTTTTTTAGACTTTGGATTTGTTATTTCTTCCTGTTCTTTAGGAAAAAGAATCATTCTACTTGAGTAACAATCATTCCACTACTATGGTCTTAAAGCATATTCAATAACACCAACTAGCAACGATAGCAGTGCCAGCATTCTACTTGAGAAATAACAATTCCAGTACTATTgtcttaaaacattttcaaaaatacCTTCCACTTGAGTAAATATCATCCCAATGCTATTGTCTACAGCATTTTCAATAACACCAACTAGCAATGATAGAAGCACCAGTAACACACGGCATTGTTTTAGAATGACAAATGTGATTAATGCTCCCTTCCGATGGATGGGCCTATCCACATGTTTTCAACAGGTTTGTTTAATATCATCAAAATATTGTTTTTGGTTTCAACATCACTATGTTTTCTTCTCAGAGGATCATAGTTCAATTTCTGTACTGTCCTATGTACTAATGATGCTACGCATGAAAACACAGTTTCTTTACTAAACATTAAGTTACTTCACTCAATGAGTCCAGAATGTTTTTGTACTTGAGAGAATGCTCCACTAATGTGCTGTGCGTTTAGAAACAAGGGTTTTACATGACTTTTATATTAAGTTGGGTCTAGCAGGGTTATTACTTTGAACTTGGGTTTCTTACGGAGGAGCAAGAGCAACTATGTGGAATTCTTCAAACTTGGGTGGTCCATGGTTGTCACCATCATTTTCATCCAGTTCTATTGCCAACTATCAAAAGCTTGTTGGAGAATACATCAGATTCATTATTTTTCATCAAGCAtgcatttttttaataaatttactcTAAAGTGGTCAACTTTATTTCATGAAGAATTCATTACTTATTTAGgcaaaaaaagttttaattttgcatCAGCATTTTTGCCAGTTAAATTCTGAgttatcctttttcttttcttatttttagccATTCTGATCCTTATTACTATATCATCATAGCTTGATGCCCTTGTTGATTAATAAAAGTGCCACAGTTTGTTAATAGTTTCAACTGATCCCAACtggatttttttaatcaaaatttcaACAAAATCATGATTACTCTGATTTGAATCATTGTTCCCAGCACATTTTCACTCCACTAGCATTATTCATGCTGCAAGACAACATACAGTGCATGCCGCATTACACAAATGTCAATATGTAAATTGAACAAACTGTACATGCAGATTTATCTCATACAATAATCTCCAGATAGATAGAAGCATATGTAAAACCTTGATAAAAATGCAATATTCACTCATACAGGAACCATACCTTGAGCTAAGCTCTGCAAAACTTTCAAGTGGAGAAGGAGCACCATGCCCAGAAACATGTATCTTATACTTTTTCCGAAGAATAGAAGATCTCTGCAGATGTAAAGTTACCATTTTAGAGGGAGTCGAGAGGGGAAAAAAAAGTtattacaaagttaaaccaaGCACCACCTCAATCTGTTTTGCTGCTTCCTTCTTCTGCTCAATAGAATCAGCATCCATAACATTCTTTTCCCGAATGGAAGATAAAGATTCAGAACTCTTGAATACACTGAACCCTTCCACAGCTTCTGATATATGAAAGAACACAAAAATAAGAAAGTCTGACGTGTAAATAAAGGTTAAACAAACATTAAAGAAACAATGTTTATTATGATTATCTAAATGATTTCAAAATCACCAGCAGAATCCTTGTCCTTGCGCTTCCTCTTCTTTTGCTTCATGTTATCCTTTACCTCCACTGCAGATAGCATGAATTTGTCAGGTGGGATTTCAGGATTAATTAGTTCCTTCTTCGGCTGCAGAAGTGTAGAACACAATTGAAAAGTAAGGAATCAACAGTACAGGAAATTGATTATGATGCGAGACAAATCAGCTGTCATAGTACCTGAAACCGAGCAATGTCATGAGCAAACCGCTTCCTATCTATGTGAACACCGgagaagagtagagaagatgccTTCTCCATGAGGACACAATGGTGTTCAGCTGTTTACTctgaaacaaataaataaataggaTTACAATTTGCCCTAGGTGTTTTACCATCTTTCATGCATTGTGGAATTCAATTTAATCCTTAACCATTTGTTAAGGAAATGTTACGTAGAAAGTCCCTTAATTTCTCCATAAGTTCTATTTGCACTATTTTAGCTTCATGCACACTTAATGCGCatatcaataaaaaaattatagtttCTGCCAATATCAAGCATTGATTCCCTAACACTTTACACCATCAAACAGTATGATGTGTAAGCAATGAATATGAGAAAAATCTCAATGAATCCAACACCCTTACTCTCTCACATGATGGAATATAGCACCCAATATCATCTTCACCTATCTATACGTTGATGTAAATTCAGTTAATGAGTTCTTAATGTAACAACTGAATGCATCTACCTCCCTCCTAACAAGTGTAAGACCATTGGGTTTCCCCTCTGCATTGCATTGTGCTTGCTTGAGTATGGGATGATCATTGATGCTGACAGACTAGTAGCTTGAGAACAACACTAATGTTTATTGTCAATTGTTGTAGCTAGTACAAGAACTCTGTGTCACTAAGCTAACCTGGGTCTATAACATCAAAATGATGCCAACCAAGAGGCTACTACAATAAATCTATGATTGTCTAGGCTAAAGGCTAGTAAGGCATAGCCATCACAGAAATGTGCTCAGCTCCTAAATATGTGTGACATGGTATTATTGTCCAATACATATCATATGCCAAACATCGTATCTCCATTATTACAAGTTTGTAAGACCGTAAAATATTTCACATGTATTAAGTTAAATAGAATAAACCAGTGAATATATTAGTATTTAACAGGAACACTGTTGCACATTTGTGCACCAATCACAAGTATGATCACAACAACCAATAAGCATGAACAAAAACATAATATAAAAGTTCAAAagtatattgaattaaaaatgcaaaagaagttaaaaaaaatgaataggTTACTTTGTTGGCCAGGGGTACATTCATCGTAAGACCAACACACTCACGTTTGAGCCAAATCATAACCCAAAAGGTCATAATTGGTGACACAAGCGCATAACTAAACCAAAGACTCTCtcctttaaaataataaaaacctTAAACCAAAGACTCTCtcctttaaaataataaaaacctATCTTTTACTCTTATGCAAATCTCTAAATGGTTGCAACCACACACAATAATGAAATTCAGTTTAACTGCACATAATATACAACATAACCATACAAATGTAACCATAACCTGCCAACCAAAAATAACAGCACCATTGTGAGATGTATCCGTCTCATTCGACACGCCAAGTCAATCATAGACACTATAACTAGTCATAATTATCACTCTCTGCTAAGACTGACTAGCTGACTGTCGTAGTTAGGCAAGGGTGACACAAAGCCCACCACCGTGACACGACATAAGAGCACAATAACACAATGGCATCGTGCCCTTATGTCTTCTCCAAGATCAGCTGTTGCTGGACGCCTATGAAGGATCTAAAAGGATAACTAAAACTCACCCTCACAAGATAAACATGGAATGCTACCAACGAATTTTCTATTCCGGCGATCTCGACCACACCGAAACGCTAGCTTGATTTGGGCCTAATCAACTCAGCCTCGAAACTAGACTCCAGGATCAAAAACAATCAAGAGAGACAGGGCAACTCTACCTGTTCGTTGAATCGCTGAAGGAGTGGATTCGCGTATTTACCCGGAGCGGAGAGAAACGAGACGGAGAGACGCCGGCGGACAACCGGGTTCTAGGGCATGCGACCAATTTTTAATATACCGCTTATTAAGACAAATATAAACAATTATAACTAAAAAAATACGTAAATaaataacaaatttaaaataaattatatctatgtcatatataatattaacaaattttcgaaagaatttttcaTTATAAATTTATTACAAATTCAATAAAGATAAAATAGCAGTAAATTT from Zingiber officinale cultivar Zhangliang chromosome 5B, Zo_v1.1, whole genome shotgun sequence encodes the following:
- the LOC121985901 gene encoding DEAD-box ATP-dependent RNA helicase 57-like, which gives rise to MEKASSLLFSGVHIDRKRFAHDIARFQPKKELINPEIPPDKFMLSAVEVKDNMKQKKRKRKDKDSAEAVEGFSVFKSSESLSSIREKNVMDADSIEQKKEAAKQIERSSILRKKYKIHVSGHGAPSPLESFAELSSRYKCKPYLLQNLSERGFREPTPIQRQAIPILLSKRDCFACAPTGSGKTLAFLCPILMKIKPGSKNGVKAVILCPTRELAAQTARECKKLAKGRKFYIKLMTKELSTSGNFEKMPCDIIISTPLRLDFVIRKRKLDLSRVKYLVMDEADKLFELGFMEQIDSVVKACSKTTVVRSLFSATLPESVEKLASTVMVDAVRVNVGRKNSASELIKQRLVFTGSEKGKLLALRQCFQESLNPPVLVFVQSKERAKELYRELAFDDIRADVIHADLSQQQREDAVNNFRSGKTWVLIATDVVSRGMDFKGINCVINYDFPESAAAYIHRIGRSGRAGRPGEAITFYTEEDKPFLRNIANVMAISHCEVPAWILALPKLKKRKHRPHRDSISTLPEDNT